The following coding sequences lie in one Paenibacillus durus ATCC 35681 genomic window:
- the miaA gene encoding tRNA (adenosine(37)-N6)-dimethylallyltransferase MiaA, with protein sequence MTKEAKPKVLVLLGPTAVGKTRLSLTIAKAFNAEIISGDSMQVYRSMDIGTAKIKSSEMEGIPHHLIDIHDPLEPYSVAEFQNEGRRLIREISAKGKLPFIVGGTGLYIESLCYGFRFSEAVADEVFRAEMDWFAEEHGALALHAKLAEVDPASAARLHPNDRRRIIRALEIYRQTDTPLSESSAAKKPESPYDLCLIGLTMDRQILYKRIEERIDEMLAEGLVEEVRGLMGRGCGRNLISMQGLGYKEIAAYLEGEMTLEESVVLLKRDTRRFAKRQLSWFRHMKDIQWIDVTSSGNFSENFSKIHAIIAGKFLSGLEYTSEQSN encoded by the coding sequence TTGACCAAAGAAGCTAAACCGAAGGTGCTGGTGCTGCTTGGACCCACCGCTGTCGGCAAGACACGACTCAGCCTTACGATCGCCAAAGCATTCAACGCGGAAATTATATCCGGCGATTCGATGCAGGTATACCGCAGCATGGATATCGGAACGGCCAAGATCAAGTCGTCTGAAATGGAGGGCATTCCCCATCATCTGATCGATATTCACGATCCGCTCGAGCCTTACTCGGTCGCTGAATTTCAGAATGAGGGCCGCAGGCTGATCCGCGAGATTTCCGCCAAGGGCAAGCTGCCGTTCATTGTGGGGGGCACGGGCCTTTATATTGAATCTCTCTGCTACGGCTTTCGCTTCTCTGAGGCGGTCGCTGACGAGGTCTTCCGCGCGGAAATGGACTGGTTTGCGGAGGAGCATGGCGCGCTGGCCCTCCACGCGAAATTAGCCGAAGTGGACCCGGCCAGCGCCGCCCGGCTGCATCCGAATGACCGGCGGAGAATTATCCGCGCGCTCGAGATTTACCGGCAGACCGATACGCCTCTATCCGAGTCTTCGGCGGCCAAGAAACCGGAGTCACCGTATGACCTTTGCCTCATCGGTTTGACAATGGACAGGCAAATACTATATAAACGTATTGAAGAGCGAATCGACGAAATGCTGGCGGAAGGGCTGGTCGAAGAGGTTAGGGGTCTGATGGGTCGGGGCTGCGGCAGGAACCTCATTTCCATGCAAGGGCTCGGCTACAAGGAGATCGCCGCTTATCTTGAGGGAGAGATGACACTGGAAGAATCGGTGGTGCTTCTTAAGCGGGATACGCGCCGTTTCGCCAAAAGACAACTGTCATGGTTTCGCCATATGAAGGATATTCAGTGGATCGATGTTACGAGCAGCGGAAACTTTTCTGAGAATTTCTCGAAAATACATGCTATAATAGCAGGAAAGTTTCTTTCAGGTCTTGAATATACTTCTGAACAATCTAATTGA
- the hfq gene encoding RNA chaperone Hfq produces the protein MNKSINIQDTFLNQLRKENIPATVYLTNGFQIRGIIKAFDNFTIVIDSDGRQQMVYKHAISTFTPQRSVSLMQDNATEE, from the coding sequence ATGAACAAGTCCATTAACATCCAAGATACGTTCTTGAACCAACTTCGCAAAGAAAATATCCCTGCTACAGTATATTTAACCAACGGCTTTCAAATCCGGGGAATCATTAAAGCCTTTGACAATTTCACGATCGTGATCGACAGCGACGGACGCCAGCAAATGGTGTACAAGCATGCGATCTCAACATTTACTCCGCAGCGAAGCGTATCCTTGATGCAGGACAACGCTACCGAAGAATAA
- a CDS encoding transglycosylase domain-containing protein, with amino-acid sequence MSNDEILRSNRHRKGGGGQPPKPKKKKRLSRKRVFWTLFFTTALAIFCALGGYLFITINGEKLLNENQGKLTVNPTTKIYDRNANLMGELSLEKSEPVNSDQIPKIIKEAFVATEDRRFYEHSGVDLWSIGRAAVKDVVARSMVEGGSTITQQLAKNIFLTRDKTFFRKATEMSIAMALERHRSKDDIITMYLNRINFGGTIYGIKAASEHYFGQSDLSKLKLWQIATLAAMPKGPSRYNPLRNPELSKERRAVVLQLMNEQGYITQEEMNQAKDINYNYKPPAKQQKYQAFIDYAIDEAQDKFGLSEDDLNIGGYKIYTTMDKDAQQTVENAFADGDNFEKSVDSEPVQGSMVIINQENGSIVALLGGRNYEKKGYSRITNSRRSPGSSIKPIVSYAPAIESGQFSMNSQISNAKQCFGDYCPTNLHGYSSSISMTEALTKSENIPAVWLLNEIGVKTGFNFAKKMGIGLQDDDKNLSLALGGMSKGTNTLEMAQAYTAFANGGELRQAYAIKSIKDSTGETVYKANTNAERVMKESTAYQMTEMMQEVVQSGTGRKARIDRPVAGKTGTSQSGYRGVSSNRDVWFVGYTPELTAAVWMGYDNPDRQHLLKNSSPLAAAFWGKVMQEVVKNYPEKSFPKPDNVDIPKPSEAPVVQNGPASGLTAQYDSSTGTVNLAWTPVDTPGAQYRVYRKETSEADFSPLINTLTPNAADLSAMAGLTYEYYVRVYYPDQGVESGPSNIASVLIEGAEPSPSVEPSPSVIPELPTATPEGGGDNGTGASPAEPSPDNGTGGNGNGNGNGNGNGNGNGNGNGNGNNGGNSDAPVQPSPSPSPSLAPPASPADAAVPGDGSDPAAGPVDGSVNQGVPAQ; translated from the coding sequence ATGTCGAACGACGAAATACTTCGATCGAACCGTCACAGAAAAGGGGGAGGCGGACAACCGCCCAAGCCGAAAAAGAAGAAAAGGCTGTCCCGTAAGCGAGTCTTTTGGACTCTGTTTTTTACAACGGCTTTAGCCATCTTTTGCGCGCTTGGCGGTTATCTGTTCATCACGATCAACGGAGAGAAGCTGCTTAATGAGAACCAGGGCAAGCTGACGGTCAATCCAACAACCAAGATTTACGACCGGAACGCGAATCTGATGGGTGAACTGTCATTGGAAAAGAGCGAACCCGTCAATAGTGACCAAATTCCAAAGATTATCAAGGAAGCATTTGTCGCGACGGAGGACAGACGGTTTTATGAGCACAGCGGGGTCGATCTGTGGTCGATCGGACGGGCGGCCGTTAAGGACGTTGTGGCCCGCAGCATGGTGGAAGGCGGTAGTACGATTACGCAGCAGCTGGCCAAGAACATCTTTTTGACCCGGGACAAAACGTTCTTCCGCAAAGCAACGGAGATGTCCATCGCGATGGCACTGGAGCGTCATAGGTCAAAGGATGATATCATTACGATGTATCTGAACCGGATCAACTTCGGCGGCACCATCTACGGCATCAAGGCTGCGTCCGAGCACTATTTCGGGCAAAGCGACCTGAGCAAGCTGAAGCTGTGGCAGATCGCGACGCTGGCGGCGATGCCGAAGGGTCCTTCCCGCTACAACCCTCTTCGCAACCCTGAGCTTTCCAAGGAACGCAGAGCGGTAGTGCTTCAACTGATGAATGAACAGGGGTATATTACCCAAGAGGAAATGAACCAGGCGAAGGATATTAATTACAACTATAAACCGCCGGCGAAGCAGCAGAAATATCAGGCTTTTATCGATTATGCGATCGACGAGGCTCAGGACAAATTTGGTCTTTCCGAAGACGATCTCAATATTGGCGGTTACAAAATCTACACGACCATGGACAAAGATGCGCAGCAGACGGTCGAGAATGCTTTTGCCGACGGCGATAATTTTGAAAAAAGCGTCGACAGCGAGCCGGTCCAAGGCTCAATGGTCATTATCAACCAGGAGAACGGCAGTATTGTCGCTCTTCTCGGGGGACGCAATTACGAGAAAAAGGGGTACAGCCGCATTACAAACAGCCGGCGGTCTCCGGGCTCTTCGATTAAGCCGATCGTATCTTATGCTCCGGCGATCGAATCGGGCCAATTCTCGATGAACTCGCAGATCAGCAACGCAAAGCAGTGCTTTGGCGATTATTGTCCGACCAATCTGCATGGTTATTCGTCATCCATCAGCATGACCGAAGCGCTGACGAAATCGGAGAATATCCCCGCCGTATGGCTGCTTAACGAGATCGGGGTGAAAACCGGCTTCAATTTTGCCAAAAAAATGGGCATCGGCCTGCAAGATGACGACAAAAACCTGTCGCTCGCGCTGGGCGGCATGTCCAAAGGCACAAATACGCTGGAGATGGCCCAGGCCTATACCGCGTTCGCCAACGGCGGTGAATTGAGGCAGGCCTATGCGATCAAATCCATTAAGGACAGCACAGGAGAAACCGTCTATAAGGCGAACACGAACGCCGAGCGCGTCATGAAGGAGAGCACCGCTTATCAGATGACCGAGATGATGCAGGAGGTTGTTCAGAGCGGTACCGGTAGAAAAGCGAGAATCGACCGTCCGGTCGCGGGCAAAACCGGAACGAGCCAGAGCGGTTACAGAGGCGTCAGTTCCAACCGCGACGTCTGGTTCGTCGGCTACACACCGGAGCTTACGGCAGCGGTCTGGATGGGATATGACAATCCCGACCGTCAGCATCTGCTTAAGAACAGCAGTCCGCTGGCCGCCGCATTCTGGGGCAAGGTAATGCAGGAGGTCGTGAAGAATTATCCGGAAAAATCATTCCCGAAACCGGATAATGTCGATATTCCCAAACCTTCAGAAGCGCCGGTGGTTCAAAATGGACCGGCCAGCGGGTTAACCGCCCAATATGATTCCTCGACGGGAACCGTCAATCTGGCATGGACGCCTGTCGATACTCCGGGTGCGCAATACCGTGTCTACCGTAAAGAGACTTCGGAAGCAGATTTCAGTCCACTGATCAATACGCTGACGCCTAATGCTGCTGATCTAAGCGCCATGGCCGGTCTTACCTATGAGTACTATGTGAGGGTATATTATCCGGATCAGGGAGTAGAGAGCGGTCCTTCCAATATCGCATCGGTGCTAATAGAGGGGGCTGAACCATCACCGTCGGTCGAACCGTCGCCATCGGTTATTCCTGAGCTGCCAACGGCTACGCCTGAGGGTGGCGGCGACAACGGTACCGGCGCCAGTCCGGCCGAACCGAGTCCGGATAACGGAACTGGCGGGAATGGCAATGGTAACGGAAACGGCAACGGTAATGGTAACGGAAATGGAAATGGCAACGGGAATGGCAATAACGGCGGTAACTCGGACGCTCCGGTGCAGCCGAGCCCTTCGCCGTCACCATCTCTTGCTCCGCCTGCAAGTCCTGCGGACGCAGCCGTACCTGGAGATGGCAGCGATCCGGCTGCGGGCCCAGTAGACGGATCGGTGAACCAAGGAGTTCCGGCGCAATAG